A window of the Cyanobacteriota bacterium genome harbors these coding sequences:
- a CDS encoding YifB family Mg chelatase-like AAA ATPase has product MGITMYSKTHSATLEGINAQIIEVELDSGGGMPGFNIVGLASKSISESKDRVRAALESSNYPLDAGKILVNLIPAHLPKEGSHFDLAIAATLMVNHGYINVAPQLLASCCFFGELSLNGKLKQIIGLLPLALQAQEAKIQHIVVPYDNRNEASLIKLASKSNSEIYAIKNLFELQSLIEAIDRSNNEILEQYQVPVLDRTKLKNKTKSNRDLSEVIGQEQAKRGLEIAAAGGHHVLMIGPPGCGKSMLANRFIDLLPALSFDQALELTKIYSISGMSNGDLMLEPPLRAPHHSTSNAALVGGGSKVKPGEVSLAHNGVLFLDELTEFNRHSIEQLRQILEDKSININRIRQSLRFPASFTLIAACNPCPCGYLGDTVKPCSCSPKQISNYIGRLSGPLLDRIDMHIELCRLDYDQIKLLNRRASGSTLVKNSSLTDSCKTKIIQARQFAIKESKGLVLEQTELEFMDKAILNLDLSARSHQKILRLARTIANLDASEFMRIQHLAEALSFRSIDWERYRK; this is encoded by the coding sequence ATGGGGATTACAATGTACAGCAAAACTCACTCCGCAACCCTCGAGGGAATTAACGCACAAATTATTGAAGTTGAACTTGATTCTGGAGGCGGCATGCCTGGATTCAATATCGTTGGACTTGCTAGTAAATCCATTAGCGAGTCCAAAGATAGAGTCAGAGCTGCTTTGGAATCAAGCAACTATCCGCTTGACGCTGGCAAGATCCTGGTTAATTTAATTCCTGCTCACTTGCCCAAAGAAGGTAGTCATTTTGATTTGGCTATCGCGGCAACACTGATGGTCAATCACGGCTATATTAATGTAGCTCCTCAATTACTTGCCAGCTGTTGTTTTTTTGGTGAGCTCTCGCTCAATGGCAAGCTCAAACAAATCATTGGGCTACTACCACTAGCCTTGCAAGCGCAAGAAGCCAAGATCCAACATATAGTAGTTCCCTATGATAACCGTAATGAAGCGAGCTTGATTAAACTAGCAAGCAAATCTAATTCAGAAATCTATGCAATCAAAAACCTCTTTGAACTTCAATCATTGATTGAAGCAATTGACAGAAGCAATAATGAAATCTTAGAACAATATCAGGTACCGGTACTAGACAGAACAAAACTCAAAAACAAAACAAAATCCAATCGCGACCTGAGCGAAGTTATTGGACAAGAACAAGCCAAACGTGGCTTGGAGATTGCAGCAGCGGGCGGGCATCATGTACTAATGATTGGTCCACCTGGTTGCGGCAAATCAATGCTCGCTAATCGCTTCATTGATTTGTTGCCAGCTCTTAGTTTTGATCAAGCACTTGAACTAACTAAGATCTACAGCATAAGTGGTATGAGCAATGGTGACTTGATGCTCGAACCGCCGCTACGTGCGCCGCATCACAGCACAAGTAACGCAGCACTAGTTGGTGGCGGCTCCAAAGTCAAACCTGGTGAAGTGAGCTTGGCTCACAACGGTGTTTTGTTTCTTGATGAACTCACAGAATTTAACCGACATAGCATCGAGCAGCTTAGGCAAATACTTGAAGATAAATCAATTAACATCAATCGCATTAGACAATCCTTACGCTTCCCGGCGAGCTTCACTTTGATTGCCGCCTGCAACCCTTGTCCCTGCGGCTATTTGGGAGACACAGTCAAGCCCTGCAGCTGCTCTCCAAAACAAATAAGCAATTACATAGGTAGGCTTTCTGGTCCATTATTAGACCGCATCGATATGCACATAGAACTGTGCCGGCTCGATTATGATCAAATCAAACTACTCAATCGCCGTGCTAGTGGCTCGACTCTAGTCAAAAACTCTAGTCTCACTGACAGTTGCAAAACTAAAATCATCCAAGCACGTCAGTTTGCGATAAAAGAATCAAAGGGACTTGTCTTGGAACAAACCGAACTGGAGTTTATGGACAAAGCTATTTTGAATCTAGATCTTTCTGCTCGCTCTCACCAGAAGATTTTGCGACTTGCTAGGACTATTGCAAACTTGGATGCTAGTGAGTTTATGCGAATTCAACATTTGGCTGAAGCACTGAGTTTTAGGTCTATTGATTGGGAGAGGTATAGGAAGTGA
- the fliQ gene encoding flagellar biosynthesis protein FliQ, whose translation MDQAQFIDISNQALLTAAIVSIPILVPSLIGGVLISLFQALTQISEQTLTFVPKLVIMIISYFFAGPWIIRYMVNYTSSIIERIPEMSLPG comes from the coding sequence ATGGATCAAGCACAATTTATAGATATATCAAATCAAGCATTGTTGACAGCAGCAATTGTCTCTATTCCAATCTTGGTACCAAGTCTGATTGGTGGTGTGCTCATAAGTTTGTTTCAAGCACTAACTCAAATCAGTGAGCAAACACTAACCTTTGTGCCTAAACTAGTCATCATGATTATTAGTTATTTCTTTGCCGGACCTTGGATCATCCGTTATATGGTGAACTACACAAGCTCAATCATAGAAAGGATTCCAGAGATGTCGTTGCCTGGTTAA
- a CDS encoding adenylosuccinate synthase, translating into MANVVLVGSQWGDEGKAKVVDLLSKNADYIVRYQGGSNAGHTVNTGGKKYKFHLIPSGILNEGTICMVGNGTVIDPKVILREINELKDQGIDMSNLQISASAHVTMPYHLLIDGAQEEARGSKKIGTTCRGIGPTYADKSARSGLRMCELTDSSALLDNLKTLIPEKNIILDRLYGLESLNIDEVFREYAEYGKQLAPYVFDTAAIIWEANKQRKNILFEGAQGTLLDLDHGTYPYVTSSNPVAGGACIGSGVGPNFIDRVIGIAKAYTTRVGEGPFPTEVQGSSAKILRAEGTAWEEIGTTTGRARRVGWFDAVLMRYAVRINGMDCLALTKLDVLDDLEEILVCNAYKDIRTGEVYKDLPAKSNFLKYVEPIYEKLAPWKDEAKSVGATEIGQLSQGALSYVRYLESILEIPITIVSVGPSREQTIVLEDPIHGPKRVLETV; encoded by the coding sequence ATGGCAAACGTAGTATTAGTTGGTAGTCAATGGGGCGATGAAGGTAAAGCAAAGGTAGTTGATTTACTATCTAAAAACGCCGATTATATCGTACGTTATCAAGGCGGTAGCAACGCTGGTCATACAGTGAACACTGGTGGCAAAAAGTATAAATTCCATTTAATTCCGTCTGGGATTCTAAATGAAGGAACTATTTGCATGGTTGGTAACGGTACGGTTATTGATCCTAAAGTAATTTTGCGTGAGATTAATGAGCTCAAGGATCAGGGTATTGATATGAGCAATTTGCAAATTAGCGCTTCAGCCCACGTAACAATGCCGTATCATCTTTTGATAGATGGTGCTCAGGAAGAGGCTCGTGGCTCTAAGAAAATCGGTACAACTTGCAGAGGCATTGGTCCTACTTATGCTGACAAGTCAGCACGTTCAGGTTTGCGCATGTGTGAACTTACTGATTCAAGCGCTTTGCTTGATAACCTCAAGACTTTGATTCCAGAAAAAAATATTATCCTTGATAGGCTTTATGGACTTGAGTCATTGAATATTGATGAAGTTTTTAGAGAGTATGCAGAATACGGTAAGCAACTTGCTCCTTATGTTTTTGATACGGCTGCAATTATTTGGGAAGCAAATAAGCAACGTAAAAATATTTTATTTGAAGGTGCTCAAGGAACTTTACTTGACCTTGATCATGGAACCTATCCTTATGTGACTAGCTCCAACCCTGTTGCTGGCGGCGCTTGCATTGGTTCTGGTGTTGGTCCCAACTTTATCGATAGAGTAATTGGAATTGCTAAGGCTTATACGACTCGTGTTGGTGAGGGACCTTTCCCTACAGAAGTTCAAGGAAGTTCAGCAAAGATACTTCGTGCCGAAGGAACTGCTTGGGAAGAGATTGGTACTACTACTGGCAGAGCACGTCGCGTTGGTTGGTTTGACGCTGTCTTGATGCGCTATGCAGTTCGTATCAATGGTATGGATTGTTTAGCTTTGACCAAGCTTGATGTGCTTGACGACCTTGAAGAGATTTTGGTTTGTAATGCTTACAAAGATATTCGCACTGGAGAGGTTTACAAAGATCTTCCAGCCAAGTCCAATTTCCTAAAATACGTTGAACCTATTTATGAGAAACTAGCTCCATGGAAAGATGAAGCCAAGTCTGTTGGTGCTACTGAAATTGGTCAGTTGTCACAGGGTGCGCTTAGCTATGTTCGCTACCTTGAATCAATTCTTGAGATTCCAATAACGATAGTTAGTGTTGGACCATCTCGCGAACAGACGATTGTGCTTGAAGATCCTATCCATGGTCCGAAGCGAGTGTTAGAGACTGTATAG
- a CDS encoding DUF4258 domain-containing protein, which translates to MSLDETELPEAMFEVEAYLSCRVRMTKEQWWKIQTKHVKLIGKIDKLVECIKKPEIIRKSIYIDNSFLCYIKEGQYWLVVIFKKLNGIGFVKTAYITDKIKEGKEIWRK; encoded by the coding sequence GTGAGTTTAGATGAGACTGAATTGCCTGAAGCAATGTTTGAGGTGGAGGCTTATTTATCATGTAGAGTACGCATGACAAAAGAGCAATGGTGGAAAATACAAACGAAACACGTTAAACTCATAGGCAAAATTGACAAGCTGGTTGAATGTATCAAAAAACCCGAAATTATTAGAAAAAGCATTTACATTGACAATTCTTTTTTATGCTATATCAAAGAAGGTCAATATTGGCTTGTAGTCATATTTAAAAAACTTAATGGAATAGGTTTTGTGAAAACTGCCTACATTACTGATAAAATAAAAGAAGGTAAAGAAATATGGCGAAAATAA
- a CDS encoding Fur family transcriptional regulator — MTIDDKTEEMLKSMREQGYRVTPQRETVIRIFHEAGDKHLSAEDVFDILKESSEQISLATTYRTLKMLVKMNILRELDFAETHKHYELVDADAPPHHHIICLNCNKTIEFEDDLVNELGKRIAEKHGVEIVDMQFQIFANCPHGDDDEQRTHRQ; from the coding sequence ATGACAATAGACGACAAGACAGAAGAAATGCTTAAGAGCATGAGAGAACAAGGTTATCGGGTAACTCCTCAAAGAGAGACCGTAATTAGAATCTTTCACGAGGCAGGAGACAAGCATCTTTCTGCTGAGGATGTTTTTGACATACTCAAAGAAAGTAGTGAGCAGATATCACTTGCAACTACCTACCGCACCCTCAAAATGCTTGTCAAAATGAATATTTTGCGTGAGCTTGATTTTGCTGAAACCCACAAGCACTATGAGCTTGTTGATGCAGACGCGCCGCCGCATCATCATATTATTTGCCTCAACTGCAATAAAACAATTGAGTTTGAAGATGACTTGGTTAATGAATTAGGCAAACGTATCGCCGAAAAACACGGTGTTGAGATCGTTGATATGCAATTTCAAATCTTTGCGAATTGTCCACATGGAGACGATGACGAGCAAAGAACTCATAGGCAATAA
- the fliP gene encoding flagellar type III secretion system pore protein FliP (The bacterial flagellar biogenesis protein FliP forms a type III secretion system (T3SS)-type pore required for flagellar assembly.): protein MHRLAILILTLLPQAVLAAPGISLSLGDGTEGVGTGVQILIMLTILSVAPSIFLMTTSFIRFIIVFGMLRTAMGLGQLPPTQILVGLSLILTFMVMQPTFDRVNSEALQPFMQQQIDEQTFFKRAFDPMKEFMIRQTDSSEFELALRVADIEKPESLDDLPPHILVVSFILSELKKAFKIGFMIFMPFIIIDMIVASALVSIGLMFLPPTTISLPFKIVLFVLIDGWALLSEGLMKGFA from the coding sequence ATGCATAGACTCGCGATATTAATTCTTACACTACTCCCACAAGCGGTTCTTGCAGCTCCAGGCATTTCCCTCAGCCTTGGCGACGGGACTGAAGGCGTAGGTACAGGTGTACAAATCCTGATTATGCTCACGATTCTAAGTGTGGCTCCATCAATATTCTTGATGACCACTAGTTTTATACGATTCATAATCGTATTTGGAATGCTTAGAACAGCAATGGGGCTAGGGCAACTTCCACCAACACAAATACTGGTTGGACTATCTTTAATTTTGACTTTCATGGTTATGCAACCGACCTTTGATCGAGTCAACTCCGAAGCGCTGCAACCCTTCATGCAACAGCAAATAGATGAACAAACTTTTTTCAAGCGTGCTTTTGATCCAATGAAGGAATTCATGATCAGACAAACTGATAGCTCTGAGTTTGAACTAGCCCTGAGAGTTGCTGACATCGAAAAACCAGAAAGCCTTGATGACTTGCCGCCTCACATTTTGGTAGTCTCGTTCATACTTAGCGAATTAAAAAAAGCATTCAAAATTGGCTTCATGATCTTCATGCCTTTCATTATCATAGACATGATTGTAGCCAGTGCCCTGGTCTCGATTGGTTTGATGTTCTTGCCGCCAACGACTATCTCGCTGCCATTTAAAATCGTGCTCTTTGTATTAATTGATGGTTGGGCACTCTTGAGCGAAGGCTTAATGAAAGGATTTGCTTAA
- a CDS encoding DUF2283 domain-containing protein, which yields MAKIKVIHDTIGETLTIYFHEPSENHICEELGNGSLLIKDENTGETVGFEQLNYKPKEPHRLIIESESFSKPQ from the coding sequence ATGGCGAAAATAAAAGTTATACACGATACTATTGGTGAAACTCTAACTATCTATTTCCACGAACCTAGCGAAAATCATATTTGCGAAGAACTAGGTAATGGCAGCCTATTAATCAAAGATGAAAACACAGGTGAAACAGTTGGCTTTGAGCAGCTAAACTATAAACCAAAGGAACCACATCGGCTAATTATTGAAAGTGAGAGTTTTAGTAAACCTCAGTAA